A region of the Nocardia asteroides genome:
GATGTATTGGGTAACCGGATGCACGCTGGTACATCTCGGCCAGACCGATCCGGCGTTCCTGGCGATCCGGCAGGCGCTCTCCGCCGCCGAGCTGGGCAACGACCCGCTGCTACTGGCCACCATCCGCGGTTCGGTTGCCTGGCAGCTGCTGGTGCAGGGCCGCTACGACGAGTCGCGCGGCGTCGCGCTGAACGCGGCGGCGACCCTGGAGCCCTCCGGCGAGGTCACGCCTGCGCACCTGTCCGCCTACGGATCGCTGGTGTTGCAGGGTGCGACCGCGGCGGGCCGGGCGCAGGACGTTCACGAAGCGTTGTCGCTGGTGGAGGCCGCGAGCGAGGTCGCGGTGCGGATCGGTCAGGATCGGCAGGACTACGAGACCTATTTCGGCCCTTCGCAGGTCGTCATGCAGACCGTCGATGTCAACGTCTCCTCCGAGCGTTACCCCGAGGCGCTGGCCGCCGCCAAGGACATGCCTGCCAACGGCAGTCTCCCGCAGGCGTCCCGGGCTCGGCACCTGGCCGACACGGCGGTCGCGCTGACCCGCACCGGCAGGCACCAGCGCGCGCTGGACGCCTTGCTGACCGCGGAGCGGGTGGGCGGCGCGGATTGGCTGAAGTACCAGACGCTGCCCCGCCATATCGTGTCCGAACTGCTCGACCACGACCGGAAGGTGCCCCTACGCGCGTTCGCCCGCCGGATCGGGGTCAACACCTAGCTCACCGACCGTTCCCCGGCTCGCTCGATCACCTCGTCCAGCACCTCCCGCGAGCGCAGGAGATCATCGATGGTACGGGTGATCCGCTCCCGCTCGGTCCGCAACTCGGCGACCAGCGCGGGAGTGGCGTGCTCGTTGGGACCACCGTCCGTATCGCGCATGCAGGGCAGGATCCGCGCGATCTTCTTGCTGGTGAGCCCCGCCGCGAGCAGTTCCTGAATGTGGATGACCCGGTCCACCGCCCGCTCCGGATAGTCTCGATGACCGCCGGGCGTGCGATCGGACGCCAGTATGCCTTGCTGCTCGTAGTAGCGCAGCGACCGCTCACTCACGCCGGTGCGCTCCGCGAGTTCCCCGATACGCATCCGCCATCCGGCCTTTCACGTTCCCCTTGAATCTCACATCTGTGTCAAGTTCTACCATCTCGCGCATGTGCGTCCCCCTCCCCGAGGACGGTGGCAGGCAAGCCGGGGTAAGGCGCAGCTACCGCGCGAGAAGTTGGTCGATCAGCGCCAGGTCGGCCTCGAGATGGGCGCGGCCGTTCGTCAGCAGCAGGGCGATGAGGTCGGCTTCGGCGAGGCCGCTTTTGGCGTCGGTGGCGGTGGACCACACTTCGAGTTCGGACCGGAGTCGGTCACGAAGACCGAGCAGTTCGTCACGTGGGAGCGGCTCGGCGAAAGTAAGCATCGTATAGAGGTCACGCGGGTAGCTGCCGCGGATCCGCCCCCAGCCCACCCTGAGCAGATCGGTCAACTCCGCCCGGCCGGCGGCGGTGATGCGGTAGACCTTGCGGGCTGTCGAGTCGCGGACAGACTCGGGCGTCTCGACCACCTCTGCCGTGCCGGCACGCTCGAGACTGGCCAGCGCGTGATACACCGAACCGCGTTTGACATCGGTCCACCGCTCGGCGTGGCTGGACTCCAACCAGCGCCGGATCTCGTATCCGTGCTTGGGTCCCTGCGCAAGCAGGCCGAGCACGAGAATCCGGGTAGCGGCACTCATGATCGGACGGTGTCGGCGAGTTCGGTCATCACGAACCAGCAGGAGGGGCCGCCATACCCGAAGGTCGTCGGGCGCTCGACCCGGATGCCGTGACGCTCCTCGGAAGCGGCGTCCATCCAGGACGTGTCGAAATCGCAGAACGTCGGCAATAGTTCCTCGGCGTCGGTGGCGATCAAGATCTGCTGGTAGTAGCACTTTCGGACGACCGCTATGTAGCCGTTCGCGTCGTCCTGGGGATGGTCGAAGCGGAAGGCGCCGCCGAAGAAGTCACGTTCGCGCTGTTTGGAACCTTCGCGCAGCACATCGAGCGGATTGCCCGAGGCGTCGAGCGCGGTCTCGGTATCGCGGCGGATCCAGTCGTAGAACGGGCCGAGGAATGCCGCGCGGAACTGCTCGATCGCTTCTTGCTGGGTGTTGCGGTGCCGCAAGCACCGATAGGCGGCGACCGACAGGGCGGTAAACCAGAGAATGTCGAGGGCCGGTTTGTCCACGGCGGTGTGTCGTTGTTCGTCGACGATACCTGCGGCATCGGCCACCACAGCGGCTTCATCGAGTGGGGCGAGGGCGGCGAGGAACGGCGTGCTGAACCAAGTGACATCAGTAGGAATCACGACACAAGGTTAGTCAAATTTGACCTATAGTCAAATTTGACTCATTGCTCCGTCATCCAGGGGTTCCGGTAGTGCAGCGCGGGAAACAACAGGTTTGGTGTAATCCGTTGATGGGGCACCCAGCACCCACGGCGTATCCGCCCGATTTTTCGGCCGACGCTACGGCTTCTCCAAGCCAGTTCGGCGGCGGCGCGGATTTGATCTCGCTGGGGCCGAGATCTTCCTTGCCGATCCGATCTGGTGGAACGGTTCCGCACGGGGGCGCCGCGGAACCCGGTGCGCGACGCGCACCGGATGTACGTGGGCTACACCGACCACCCGACGCCGTGGCCCCTGCGGCGGACTGACCCGGTCGGCTCAGCGCCCCATCAACTTGCGCCACTGCGCGATGAACGGGTGCTTCGCCGTAACCGATCCGAATCGCATCTTGCCGTGCACCACCAGATGCAGCGGGCCGAGCGGCGGGCCGGTGCGGACCTTGTTGTTCACGCTGGAACCGATCAGCTCCAGCCCGTTCAAGTCGACGGTGGCCTCCGCGGGCACGATCAGGGTGACCGAACCGCAGAAGTCGTCGACGCGCACCTCCACGACCTGGGTCGACATGATCGCCTCGGTGAAATCCAATGTGACGCCGGACATCCAGTTGTTCAGATACAGCGTGGGCGGCACCTGCCACGGACCACGGCGGTTCACCCCGGCCATGCGCGAACGGATCACGTTGCCCGCGGAGTTCGAGCCCGGCGCCGGATGGGCCCGCCCGGCGAAGGCGGGCGAGGAGTTCACGAACGTCGACGACGGCGCCGCGGGCTGCCCGACCAGACGGACACCGGGCAGATCGATCAGCACGGCGTTCAGTTCCCCGCGCGTCTTGGCGGCCAGCGCGGTGTCCATCCGCTCGGTGAACTCACCGAGCGAGAGCATGCCGAGGCCGACCGCGCGCTGCAACAGCTGACCGACATGTTCGCGCTCGGCATCCGACACGCGCAGTTCCCGGTCGCCCACCGCGCCGCCGGAGCCGACCGCATTGGATACCGATTCGGGCCCGCCCATGCGATCGAGGTTACCGAGCCCGCGCGCGGGGCCGCATCAGGGCGATCCCTGATTCGCGACCATCCGCCGGGACTACTCGAGCCCCTGTTCGATGGCGTAGCGAGTCAACTCGACCCGATTGGCCAGCTGCAGTTTGCGCAGCGTCGCCTGCACATGGTTCTCCACCGTGCGATGACTGAGTCCCAGCCGCGCAGCGATCTGTTTGGCCGACAGGCCCTTCGCCACCATCCGGAGTACCTCGGTCTCGCGCTCGGTGAGCGCGGGCCGGTGTGGCTCGTCGGGCCGTGTGGGCGCGGTCGCCATCCGCCGGTATTCGCCGAGCACCAGTCCCGCCAGCCCCGGTGTGAACACCGCTTGACCGGAGGCGGTGGCGCGCACGGCGTCGACCAGCTCGGCCGCCGACGCGCTCTTGACCAGGTAGCCCGATGCGCCCGCTTTGATCGCGTCGAGCACGTCGTCGCGTTCGGCCGACGCCGAGAGCACCAGCACCCGGCTCCGCGGCGACACCCGCAGCACCTCGGCGGTAGCCTGCGCTCCGTTCCCGTCGGGCAGTTGCATGTCCATCAGCACCACGTCCGGGCGCACCGCCGCGGCCCGCCTGGCCGCCGCGCCGACACCGTCGGCCGTCGCCGTCACCTGGAACCCGGCCTCGGTGAGATCGCGGGAGACTCCGTCCCGCCACATCGGGTGGTCGTCCACCACCATCACCGAAATCGGCTCTGCCGCCTGGTCTGTCATCCCCGCCTCCCATCTCTCATCTCGGCACCCGGAATTCCCATTCGGTGCCGAATCCGACGCCGCCGTCGATCTCGGTGAGCAGGTCCGCGCTGCCGCCGAGAGCCGCGATCCGCCCGACGATCGACCGGGAAACTCCCATCCGTCCCTCGGCTTCGGCCTCGGCCAGCCGGCCCGGCGGGATGCCGACGCCGTCGTCGCGCACGCTGATCACCAGTTCGTCACCGGTGTCCTCCAGTAGGACATAGGCTCGAGCATCCGGCCCGGCGTGCAATTCCACATTGGACAGCGCCGTGGCCACGGCCGAGGCGATCTCGTTCGCCACCCAGCGACCGATCCGTACCGGGTCGCCCGGCGTGGACACCGACACCGTGGGAGTGGATTGCGCGGTCAGCAGCGGCCGCAGGTCGACCTCGGCTCCGCCCACGTCCCGGTGATCGGCCTGCTCGGTGATCAGCACGCGCAGCGCCACCTCCTGCTCGCCGGCTCGCAGGGCCAACTCCTCGGTGGGGCCCCCGATCTCGCTGCCGCGGCGCTTGATGTAGCTGAGCACCTGCAACACCCCGTCGTGCACCTCGCGGGACAGTCGTTCGCGCTCTTCGGCCGCCGCGGTCAAGCGCACCGCCTGCTCCAGCTGGTCTTGGGCACGCCGCGCGGTGTTGGCGGCCAGGCCGAGCGCGAGGCCCACCGAGACCAGCACCGGCACCGTCGCATCCGTCCACACGTCCTCACCCCACTGATCGCGCACCGTCAGCGACACCGCGGCGATCAGGGCTCCCGACAGCACACCCGCGAACGGTCCGCGCAGGATCGCCGCGCCGATCACGGCGTTGGTGGCCCACAGCGTGGTCGGCAGCGTCTGATGTCCGTGGTACCAGCCGTAGTCGGCGACCAAGCGCGTCGCGGCCATCAACCCGATCACGACCACGTGGTCGCCGATCACCACCCACGTGCGCAGTCGGGCCACCTCGGGGACGCTCCACTGCGACAGCATGATCGCCGAGGCGCCCGACCACACCGCCATCAGCGCGATGAGCACCCAGCTCAACCGCTGGTTGGTGTAGTACGGCACCGAGGCGACCTGCTGGCCCACCGCGTACAGCAGCGTGACCAGGCGCAGCGCCTGCGCGGCCCGCCACAGCGGGGTGGTCGCCACGTCGGCCGAGCGCAGCTCAGTCCTTCGCCGTGCCGTCGTCGGCTTGCGCGCCGTCATCGGATTCCGCCTTCTGCTGCGCCGCTTTCCGCTCCACCGCCCGCTTCTTGGTCGCCTCCAGCAGTGTGGCGGCCACGTCGAACCGGCCGGGATCGGCTCGATCCGGATCGGCCGAATACAGCCCGCGATGCTCGTCACCGGTCTGCAGTTCCTCGTACAACTCCTCGGGACCTTCCAGCAACGACCGGATCGCGGTGTTCATCACCGCGACGAACGGCACCGCGAGCAGACCGCCCGCGATCCCGCCGAGCACCACGCCCGCCGTGATCGCCAGCACCACGGCGAGCGGATGGATGCTGACCGCCCGCCCGAGCAGCAACGGTTGCAGCACATGGCCCTCGAGCTGCATCACCGCGATGATGATGCCCAGCACGATCAAGGCGGTGACGAGGCCTTTGGTCACCAGCGCGATGAACACCGCGATGAACCCGGCGAGAAACGCGCCGATGATCGGGATGAACGCGCCGATGAACACCAGCGAGGCCAGCGGAAGCGCCAAGGGAACACCGAGAATGGCCAGCCCGGCTCCGATGCCGATGGCGTCCACGGCGGCGACCACGACCGTCGCGCGGACGAAACCGACCAGGGTGCCGAACCCGAGCCGCCCGGCGGTGCGCACCCGCTCACGGTGGTCGCTGGGCACGATCCTGGTGACGAACGCCCAGATCTGGTCGCCGCCGTAGAGGAAGAAGATGAGGATGAACAGCGTCAGGAACGCGCCCGTCAGCAGTTCGCCGATCACGGTCGCGGTGGTCAGCGCCCCGCTGGTCAGGCTGTCCTGATTGGACTGGATGGCCTTGACGATGGCGTCGCCGGCGTTGCGGATCTGCTCGTTGCTCAGATGCAGCCTGCCGTTGATCAGCCAATCCTGGATCTGATGGATGCTGTCGGTGAACTTGTCGGTCAGCTGCGGCACACCGGCGACGAACTGTTCGACGACGAAGGTCATGATGCCCGCGACCACACCGATCGAACCGACCAGCGCCACGAAGACACCGACCGCGCGCGGCACGCCCATTCGCTGGATCCAGTCCACCAGCGGCGCCAGCAGAGCCGCCGCCAGCAGCGCGATCGCCAGTGGGATGACCACGGTCGCCAGTTTCTGCACGATCGCCGTGATCGCGATCGCCAGGGCGAACAACACCAGCAGCCGCCAGCCCCACTCCGCCGATACCCGGACGACCGGGTGCACCGTGTCCGCGGCAGGCCGTGACAGCGTGATTTTCCGGTCTGGACTTGACTTCGGGTCGGTCACCTCCGTGAGCCTAACGGGCTCGGCCGACCCCTGTCCGCGATCGGCGCCGCAGCGTCGGCCGCCAGCGCCCGCACTGGCTGTGGGAGCGAAACGCTAGATTGGTCCTCGTGTCGGCGCCCTTGGAAGCGGTCAAACAGACCATGCGAACGCGCTGGCCGCTGTACCTGACATCGATGCTGCTGGCGAACGCTTTCGGCGCGGTTCTGGTGTGGGCGTTCATCCAATACGGGTTACCCGTTCCCGAGGGCGAGCCCTCCGGTGCCAGGCGCACCGGCCTGCTCATCCCGGGCGTCGTCTTCGTGGCGGGCGGCCTGCTCAGCATGGCCGCGTCCGCGCTGATGCTGCGCCCGGTCATGCGCTGGCAGATGCGCGGCGGACCTCCCAGTCGCCAGGAGCAGATGGCCGCGCTGCACGCACCGCTGCGCCAGGCGATCCTGCATCTCGCGCTGTGGCTGATCGGCGGAGCCGTGCTGGCCGCGCTGATCATCAGGGACACTCCCGCGCTGGCCGGTGCGGTCATCGTCACCGAGTGCATGGCCGCGACCATCGTGTTCGGCTTCACCTACATGCTGGGCGAGCGCATCCTGCGCCCGGTCGCGGCGCAGGCGCTGACCGAAGGCACCTTCGATCACACCCTCACCCCGGGCGTCGGCACCAGGATGGCGATGACCTGGGGCATGGGCACCTTCGCCCCCACCATCGCCATCGTGCTGCTGTGCGTCACCCAGATCTCCTCGGACGTGAAGTTCTCCGCGCAGTCGCTGGCCATCTCCATCCTGCTGCTGTGCGGCGTGGTGATCATGCAGGCCCTCGCGCTGTCCATGCTCACCGGATCGAGCATCTCCGATCCGGTGCGCCAGCTCAGCCAAGCCATCGACCGGGTCCAGGCCGGGGCGCGCGACGTGCAGGTCGAAGTCTTCGACGGCAGCGAGATCGGTCTGCTGCAAGTCGGCTTCAACCGGATGATGGAGGAGGCCGCCAAGCGCCGCCAGCTGCAGGAGTTGTTCGGTCAGCACGTCGGCGAGGAGGTGGCGCAGCGGGCGCTGGACTATGGCACCGAACTCGGCGGTGAGACGCGGTTCGTGGCGGTGCTGTTCGTCGACATGGTCGGCTCCACCGCCACCGCGGCCGAGCGCCCGCCCACCGAGGTGGTGAGCCTGCTCAACGAGTTCTTCCGCATCGTGGTCGACGTCATCGACCGCCATCACGGCTTCGTCAACAAATTCGTCGGCGACGCGGCGCTGGCCATCTTCGGCGCGCCGCTGGACCGCCCGGACGCGCCGACCGCAGCGCTCGCCGCCGCGCGCGAATTGCGTGAAACCCTTCGGGAAGTGCCCGGACTCGACATCGGGATCGGCGTTTCGGCCGGTTTGGCCGTCGCGGGAAACATCGGCGCGGCCAATCGATTCGAATACACCGTGATCGGAGATCCCGTCAACGAGGCGTCCCGGCTCACCGAACTGGCCAAAGAACGTCCCGGCCGGACGCTGGCCTCGGGCAGCGCGCTGTATTTCGCCGAGGAAAGCGAGCAGGACCAGTGGGAAACCGGCGACGAGGTACAGCTGCGCGGCAGGCGCAGGAAAACGCTCTTGGCCTGGCCACGAGAACGGGCCGACGCGCCCGGCGATACCGATGTCGAAACGGCGCGTTCGTTAGGCTGACCGCGTGACGGCCGACGGGGAACTGGCAGGAGATCCTGCGCCGCCGCCCACGGCGGGTTCCCGCCGTGGCAAATTTCGCTGGCTGAAATGGGTGCTCGGCGCCGCCCTGCTGGCCCTGCTGATCGCCGAGGGCGTGTATCTCTGGCCGCGCCTGCACGAATCCTGGCGCAAACTCACCGAAATCCACTGGGGCTGGGTGGCGGCCGCGATCTGGCTACAGGCATTGTCCATGAGCGGATTCGCCAGGGTGCAGAAACAACTGCTCAACGCGGGCGGCGTCGCGGTCAGTCAGCGAAAATCCGTCGCGGTGGTCTACGGTGCGACGGCGATGTCGGTGACCCTGCCCGCTGGTCAGGTGTTCTCCACCGCGTTCACCTATCGGCAGACCAGGCGCTGGGGCGCGAGTCCGATCGTCGCCTCCTGGCAGCTGGTGTTCTCCGGCGTGGTCGCCGCGGTGGGGCTGGCGCTGCTCGGTGTCGGCGGCACGCTGCTGGCGGGCGGGCGAGTCGGCCCGCTGCAGCTGATCCTCGCGCCTGCCGCCGTCGTCGCGCTGGTGTGGGCGGGCAATTACGTCTCACGCAATCCCGGTTCGCTGGCGGCGCTGCTGCGCCAACTGCTCGCGCTGGCCAACCGGCTGCGCAAACGCCCGCCCGACCACGGCGCGAACAAGATCGCCGACGTGCTCGATCAGCTGGAATCGGTGCAGCTCGGTAAGCGCGACGGCGTCTTGGTCGCGCTGTGGGCGCTGGTCCACCGCTTCGCCGACGTGGCCTGTCTCGGCGCGGCCTGCTACGCGGTCGGCGCCGACCCGCGCGTCGCCGGTCTGCTGCTCGCGTTCGCCGTCGGCAAGGCGGTGGGGTCCATCCCCTTCGCGCCCGGCGGCATCGTCTATGTCGACGCGACGCTGATCTACGGTCTCACCGCCGCCGCGGGCCTGCCCGCGGCGCAGGCGGTCGCCGCGGCGTTCGTCTATCGGATGGTGAGCTTCATCCTGGTCGCTGTCGTCGGCTGGATCGTCTTCTTGTTCATGTTCCGCACACGGCAGGCCGACGACGCGGAGTTCGAGAAGGAATTCGAGCAGCGGCGGCTGTGACCGTTCGCCGCGCGCCGGGGGCGCGACCTGGTCCGCAGCTACCCCGTTACGCTGGCTCGCGTGAGGAAACTGCTGCCCTTCGTCGCGGATGCGCTGCTCGTCGTCGTCTTCTGCGCGATCGGCAGGCGCAGCCACGACGAAGCGGTGCTCGCGGGCTTGCTGCGCACCCTGTGGCCGTTCGCGGCCGGGCTCGCCGCGGGCTGGGTCGTCGCCGCGGCGCTCGGGTCACGCGCCTCCGATGCCGCCGCACGATTCGACGCCACCGCGCTGTGGCCGACGGGCGTCGTGGTCTGGGCCTGCACCCTGGCCGGGGGCATGCTGCTGCGCGTGGTGAGCGGTCAGGGCACGGCGGTCAGCTTCGTGCTGGTGGCCGGTGTGGTGCTCGCCGTGTTCCTGCTCGGCTGGCGCGCGGTGTACAAAGCCGTGCGGTGATCACGGTTCCGGAGTAGCCAGCGCCTGCAGCATCCTGGCCGCCATCCGCGGGGTCGCGTCCTTGCTGTCCACATCGTTGATGTGGATCGCGAAGACCAGATCGCCCATCGACCCGATCAGCCATCCATCGCCGCCCGCGGTCGCGGCGAAGGCGTCCACGTCCCGGTAGCGCCGCACGCTCGCCAGCTCGGGCGCGTTCGTGGCGTCGCGCAGCATGGCACGCAGCCGGTCGGCGGTCTGCTGCGGCAGCGGCTCGAGCCGGGCGTCGGTGGCGCTGAGCCGTCCGGCCTCGATCATCGGCGGCGGCACCGTACCGCGCACGATCGTCGCCGCGGCGATGGCCATACCGAAGGGACTGGCCAGCACCGCGTCCGAACCACCGCCCTGGAGTACCTGCTCGGCGCTGCGTCCCGCGATGGCCAGGCGTCCGGTCACCTCATCGAGGCCCGGCACCTTGAAGTCGATGCCGACGCCCAGCGCGGTCGCCGCCTCGGCCGCGTCCTGTACGGGGATGTCCTGCGGCGCCTTGCCCTTCGCCGACGCCGCGACGGCGCGGAACAGCTCCATATTGCCGCCCACCGGGTACAGCCCGGTGAACGCCACCGGGCCGTGCTCGCTGGCCTGGCTGTTCTGCGCGACCGCCACCACCGCCCCGCTGGACGGCTGGATCGCCACGATCGAGGCGGGCGTGCCCACACTGACCACCGCGTCCTCGGCGGCGCGTTGCAAGCGCTGGTCCATCGTGCCCGCGATGTCCGGTCCGGGCGGACCCTGCTGACCGGCGAGCTGGGTGATGAAGCGCCCGTCCTGCTCGAACAGCTGGACGCCCCACCCGGAATGCGCCTCCTGGCTCTCCTGCTGCACCTTGCGCAACGCGTCCAGCATCGGCGACCAGACCCGGCGGTCGGCGGAGATCAACCGAGGCTGCTTCTCCATCACCACACCGGGGATCGGAGCCATCCGCGGTTCCAGGATCGCGAAGTCACCCTCGCGCAGGTTCACCGCGACGACCGGCTTGCCCTGCGAGGTGGCCAGCTGCTGCATCAGCGACGGCCCGGTGATCAGCGGCGCGACCGGTTCGATGGCCTCGGCCAGCGCGTTGGTCGACGCGACCGGATCGGGCATCTTGGTGGGATCGAGCTTGACGACATTGATGATCTGCTCGGTCATCAACGGCTCACCGGCGATGTCGTTGACCCGCGGCGCCGGCGTCGGATAGGTGCGCACCAGCCGCACGCTCCGGTTGTGCGCGAGCTGCGGCATCACTACCGCGGGCTCCCAGGAGACCCGCCAGCCGATGGCCAGCTTGCGGACATTGCCCTGCACGCTGTAGTTCCAGTTCTTGCGCTCGCCGAAGCTCCACTCGACGTCCATGCTGAAGATCCCCGACTCCGCGTCCAGCCCGATGAACTGGGTCTTGCGGTAGTCGACCTTGCCGCCCTGAAGCCCGTTGAACATTTGCTTCAAGGTTGCCGAAGCCGCAGTGGGGTACGACGTCAGGTCCGCCGCTTTGGTGTAGTCCTGATCGTCGAGCAGATCCGTGAAGCGCTCCACGACCGCTTCGGCTTCATTCTGCTTCTCGTGTATCCCGCACGACCCGATCCCGAGCGCGAGCGCCGCCACCCCCATGAGTGCCATTGCGCCGCGAACACGAAAGCGGCGGGATCCCCACACGTCCATGTCGCCCACTCTTCACTCTTGTCACTCCAGTAACAAGACCACCGTACCCGAAAAAGACCAGACCGCGATGCCTCCGTAGCGCGGACGTTACCCATGCTCAGCATCCCAATTGTGCCCCGAGATCTCGCACCTCGGGAGGTCTTTCATGATCATCGTCCAGCCGGTCGGGGGCAACCGGCGCCGTTACCGTACCGGCCTTCCGGAAAAGTCGCGCGGTTACCCCCGGACTGGACGTTTCGAATCAATAAATACCCCAAACGGTGCAGAACGAAGCAACCGGATCCGGGGTTCGCACAGAGCGGAACTCTTTGGCCTGTTTGCGCAGTAATCTTGTAATCACTGAAAGCACCACACCACAGTAAGTAGGTGACCCGTCATGAGAAACGCACACCGCGGCCGGGGTTTCGGACGGACAGGCGGTTGGCAGCAAGCCGACCTGCCGGACCCCTCGGACGTTCCCGACTGGTTCGCCGGGAGGTTGCCCAGTGAGTGGTTCACCGGTCCGCCGGTGATCGAGGTGGATCGCGACGAGATCGTCGTCATCGGTGAGCTGCCGATCCCGCGACCGGAGAAACCGGACACCACCAACGACCCTGCCGACCCTGCCGACGCTGCCGACGACGACAACGCTTCCGCCGACGACAACGCAGCCCCGACAGGGGAGGTACCGCGCGCGACCAAGGAGGGCGCGATCGCCCGCTTCCGCGAATCCACCCGGCCTGCCCGCATGCAGATCGCGAACGAAGCGCAGCACCGCTATCGGCGCAATGTGGCCTGGGGCGTCTCGGTGGACGGGGAACGCATCCTGTTCACCCACTTGGCCGTCCCCGTGATGACGCGGCTGCGCCAGCCGGAACGCAAGGTTCTCGACACCTTGGTCGACGCCGGTGTCGCCCGTTCCCGTGCCGACGCGCTGGCCTGGACGGTGAAGCTGGCGGGCAAGCACGCGGAGGCGTGGCTGGAGGAATTGCGCGAGGCCATGCGCAAGGTCGATGACCTGCGCTCGGAAGGTCCGCAGGGGCTGTAGGCGGTCGGGTCTAGTGTTGCGTGCATGGCTGTGACCGCTGACGCGACACCGGGCCCGATCCTCGTTCTGAACGGTCCGAACCTGAACATGCTCGGCATCCGGCAACCGGAGGTCTACGGGTCGGCGACGCTGGAGGATGTCGTGGAGTTGTGCAAGCGGACCGCGACGAAGTTCGATCGGGAGATCGTCGCCTTCCAGTCCAATTCCGAAGGCGCGCTCATCGACCGGATCCATCAGGCGCGGGGCGTGGAGTCGGGCATCGTGATCAATCCCGGCGGCCTGACCCACACCTCGGTGGCGCTACGGGACGCGCTGGTGATTCCGGAACTCCCCATCGTCGAGGTGCACATCAGCAATGTGCACGCACGTGAAGAGTTCCGGCACCACTCCTACATCTCTCCGATCGCGACCGCGGTGGTCGCGGGAATGGGCATACAGGGTTACGCCGCCGCTATCGAATTCCTGGCCCGCTCGGCCTGAGTTCACTTCAGCTGGAATACCGGAAACCCGGGCGCGATGGCGGCGAGTTCCTCGTCGGTGGCGTCCTTGGTCACGCCCTCGAAGAATCTGCCGACCTCCCAGCCCCACTTCCGCAGGTAGAGCCGCAGCAGGGGCACCTTGTCGGCATCGGCCACCTCGGCGGCGGTGAACGCTTCGACCTTGCGGCCGAGCCGCAGCTCGCCCCCGCCCGCCACGCGAAGGTTGCGCACCCACTGCGTGTGCCCACGGGGTGCGACGAGGAAGCGCTCGCCGTCCTCCCGCACCATGAGGTTGACCATCGTGGTGCGCCACTCGCCGCTCTTGCGCCCACGCACCGCGAGCAGTCGCGAACCCATGACACTGATGCCCAGCTTGGGCAGCAGATTGAAGATCCGGCTGAAGAACGCCTCGAGTCCGGCGGGGCCGATGTAGCGGGTGCTGTGGTCCATGACTACTCCTCTTTGTGAGCACTGCTCTCTATGGAGAGAAGTGTTCCACGATGGGCGCCACGGAGTCAAGAGCACTGCTCTCTATTGCTTCGGCATCGCCGCTCCAC
Encoded here:
- a CDS encoding HAMP domain-containing protein, with translation MRTRWPLYLTSMLLANAFGAVLVWAFIQYGLPVPEGEPSGARRTGLLIPGVVFVAGGLLSMAASALMLRPVMRWQMRGGPPSRQEQMAALHAPLRQAILHLALWLIGGAVLAALIIRDTPALAGAVIVTECMAATIVFGFTYMLGERILRPVAAQALTEGTFDHTLTPGVGTRMAMTWGMGTFAPTIAIVLLCVTQISSDVKFSAQSLAISILLLCGVVIMQALALSMLTGSSISDPVRQLSQAIDRVQAGARDVQVEVFDGSEIGLLQVGFNRMMEEAAKRRQLQELFGQHVGEEVAQRALDYGTELGGETRFVAVLFVDMVGSTATAAERPPTEVVSLLNEFFRIVVDVIDRHHGFVNKFVGDAALAIFGAPLDRPDAPTAALAAARELRETLREVPGLDIGIGVSAGLAVAGNIGAANRFEYTVIGDPVNEASRLTELAKERPGRTLASGSALYFAEESEQDQWETGDEVQLRGRRRKTLLAWPRERADAPGDTDVETARSLG
- a CDS encoding YbhN family protein: MTADGELAGDPAPPPTAGSRRGKFRWLKWVLGAALLALLIAEGVYLWPRLHESWRKLTEIHWGWVAAAIWLQALSMSGFARVQKQLLNAGGVAVSQRKSVAVVYGATAMSVTLPAGQVFSTAFTYRQTRRWGASPIVASWQLVFSGVVAAVGLALLGVGGTLLAGGRVGPLQLILAPAAVVALVWAGNYVSRNPGSLAALLRQLLALANRLRKRPPDHGANKIADVLDQLESVQLGKRDGVLVALWALVHRFADVACLGAACYAVGADPRVAGLLLAFAVGKAVGSIPFAPGGIVYVDATLIYGLTAAAGLPAAQAVAAAFVYRMVSFILVAVVGWIVFLFMFRTRQADDAEFEKEFEQRRL
- a CDS encoding DUF3054 domain-containing protein, producing MRKLLPFVADALLVVVFCAIGRRSHDEAVLAGLLRTLWPFAAGLAAGWVVAAALGSRASDAAARFDATALWPTGVVVWACTLAGGMLLRVVSGQGTAVSFVLVAGVVLAVFLLGWRAVYKAVR
- a CDS encoding penicillin-binding protein codes for the protein MALMGVAALALGIGSCGIHEKQNEAEAVVERFTDLLDDQDYTKAADLTSYPTAASATLKQMFNGLQGGKVDYRKTQFIGLDAESGIFSMDVEWSFGERKNWNYSVQGNVRKLAIGWRVSWEPAVVMPQLAHNRSVRLVRTYPTPAPRVNDIAGEPLMTEQIINVVKLDPTKMPDPVASTNALAEAIEPVAPLITGPSLMQQLATSQGKPVVAVNLREGDFAILEPRMAPIPGVVMEKQPRLISADRRVWSPMLDALRKVQQESQEAHSGWGVQLFEQDGRFITQLAGQQGPPGPDIAGTMDQRLQRAAEDAVVSVGTPASIVAIQPSSGAVVAVAQNSQASEHGPVAFTGLYPVGGNMELFRAVAASAKGKAPQDIPVQDAAEAATALGVGIDFKVPGLDEVTGRLAIAGRSAEQVLQGGGSDAVLASPFGMAIAAATIVRGTVPPPMIEAGRLSATDARLEPLPQQTADRLRAMLRDATNAPELASVRRYRDVDAFAATAGGDGWLIGSMGDLVFAIHINDVDSKDATPRMAARMLQALATPEP
- the aroQ gene encoding type II 3-dehydroquinate dehydratase, with protein sequence MAVTADATPGPILVLNGPNLNMLGIRQPEVYGSATLEDVVELCKRTATKFDREIVAFQSNSEGALIDRIHQARGVESGIVINPGGLTHTSVALRDALVIPELPIVEVHISNVHAREEFRHHSYISPIATAVVAGMGIQGYAAAIEFLARSA
- a CDS encoding nitroreductase family deazaflavin-dependent oxidoreductase, which codes for MDHSTRYIGPAGLEAFFSRIFNLLPKLGISVMGSRLLAVRGRKSGEWRTTMVNLMVREDGERFLVAPRGHTQWVRNLRVAGGGELRLGRKVEAFTAAEVADADKVPLLRLYLRKWGWEVGRFFEGVTKDATDEELAAIAPGFPVFQLK